The proteins below come from a single Prochlorococcus marinus str. MIT 9215 genomic window:
- the folP gene encoding dihydropteroate synthase → MQIINKNNPWPKGWGQKTSIMGVINLTPDSFSDGGELNSSKKVLDQVNHFLSNGVDVIDLGAQSTRPGAEEVGFNIEIKRLIPYLKLIKSEFPDVLISIDTFNSEVAYEALLNGANWINDVTGGRRDIKILDVVSKFNCPFVITHSRGNSQNMNELSNYQNVLTDVKCSLDNLIKNALEKKISERNIIVDPGIGFSKDIIHNLEILRNLDVFKKWNLPILIGASRKRFIGEILNEKNPKERDIGTLAISCLCSQFNIDIVRVHNVKLNYQILKVADKIYRK, encoded by the coding sequence TTGCAAATTATAAATAAGAATAATCCATGGCCAAAAGGCTGGGGCCAAAAAACTTCAATTATGGGAGTTATTAATTTAACTCCTGATTCATTTAGTGATGGTGGGGAATTAAACTCTTCAAAAAAAGTTTTAGATCAAGTAAATCATTTCTTAAGCAATGGTGTTGATGTTATTGATCTTGGTGCTCAAAGTACGAGACCTGGGGCTGAAGAAGTTGGATTTAATATAGAAATAAAAAGATTGATCCCATATCTAAAATTAATAAAATCTGAATTTCCAGATGTTTTAATTTCTATTGATACTTTTAATTCTGAGGTAGCTTATGAAGCTCTTTTAAATGGTGCTAATTGGATAAATGATGTCACTGGAGGAAGAAGAGATATAAAAATTTTGGATGTTGTATCAAAATTTAACTGCCCATTCGTCATAACTCATAGTCGTGGTAATAGTCAAAATATGAATGAACTTTCTAATTACCAGAATGTATTGACTGATGTTAAGTGCTCGCTTGATAATTTAATAAAGAATGCTTTAGAAAAAAAAATATCTGAAAGAAATATAATAGTTGATCCTGGAATTGGTTTTTCAAAGGATATTATTCATAATTTGGAAATCTTGAGAAACTTAGATGTATTTAAAAAATGGAATTTGCCAATTTTGATAGGTGCATCTAGAAAGAGATTTATTGGAGAAATTTTAAATGAGAAAAACCCAAAAGAAAGGGATATAGGAACACTTGCAATAAGTTGTCTTTGTTCTCAGTTTAATATTGACATTGTGAGAGTTCACAACGTCAAACTTAATTATCAAATCCTGAAAGTAGCTGATAAGATTTACCGAAAATAA